The genome window TCGGTCGAGGTGCGCGAATACCATAAGGTCACGCACGTCGGCCGGGACGGCGCCTCGAAAGGATCGCCGCTGACGAGAGGCGGCGTCCCGCGCCGATCGCTGCCGTTCCTGCTTCGCGTCGAGCGCGCCGAAGGGGGCGTCGAACACGAGCGAGCCGATTTCGTGATCGACGCCACCGGCGTGTACGGCTCGCCCTGCGACCTGGGCCCCGGGGGTCTCCCGGCGGCCGGCCAGGAATCCCTGGGCGGCTTGCTGGACCGGCACATTCCCGATCTGCTCGGCTCCGCGCGCGACCGCTATGCGGGACGCCGCGTGCTGCTCCTCGGATCGGGGCACTCGGCCGCGACCGCGCTCGTCGACTTCGAGGCGCTCGCCGGGCAGGGCGCCGGGGCCGAGGTCCACTGGATCCACCGGGATCGCGAGCGTTGCTTTCGCGAGGTGCCCGCGGATCCGCTGCCCGCCCGGAGCGAGCTGGCGCGGCGCGCGAACGCGGTCGCCCGTTCGGCCCCCTGGCTGCGGCGTCATCCGGAAGCGGAGGTCGTCGGCTTCCTCCCCGGGCGGAATGGCGCCGTGACGGCGCTGCTCGTGGAGAACGGGAGCGAGGTCAGGCTCCCAGTGGATCGCGTCCTGGCGCTCGTCGGGTACCGGCCCGATCTGGAGATGACGCGGGAGCTTCGCGTGCACACCTGCTACGAGTCGGAGGGCCCGATGAAGCTGGCGGCGGCGATCCAGGCCGCGGGCGGCGGGTCGGGCGACTGCCTGGCCCAGGTCGCTCACGGACCGGCCTCCCTGGAGACGCCCGAGCCGGGCTTCTGTGTCGTCGGCGCCAAGAGCTACGGGCGGAACCCGGACTTCCTGCTGTCGGTCGGGCACCAGCAGGCGCGGGACGCGGTCTCCCTCATCGCCGTTGCGCGCGCCCGCTCGGCGGGTACAATGAACGAAACCCAGCACCCGAAGGGAGACGACGGATGGCTCGAGACAACGGAAACGCCCCAGACGACTACCTGAAGATCCGGGCGATCGACCACGTGGAGTTCTGGGTCGGGAATGCCCGCCAGGCTTCCTATTTCTACACGCACGCCTTCGGGTTCACGACCACGGCCTACGCCGGCCTGGAGAGCGGCGTCCGCGACCGGGCCTCCTACGTCATGGAGCAGGGGAAGGTCCGCTTCGTCCTGTCCGCACCGCTGGGCCCCGACGGCGAGCTGGCGGAGCACGTGCAGCGGCACGGGGACGGCGTGCGGGACATCGCGCTCGAGGTGGAGGACGTGGACCGCGACTACGCCGAGACCACGAAGCGCGGCGCCCGCGGCATCCTCCCGCCGACCACGATCTCCGACGAGAACGGCTCGATCCGCAAGGCGACGATCGCCACTTACGGCGACACCGTCCACTCGTTCATCGACCGCTCGAAGTACAAGGGAGCCTTCCTCCCCGGCTACAAGTCCACCGGAAACCGCCCGGCCCAGGGGCCGCTCCTCTACGTGGACCACATGGTCGGCAACGTGGCGCTGGGAGACATGAACCGCTACGTCGACTACTACCGCGACGTGATGGGCTTCTCGCAGTGGCAGCACTTCGACGACCAGGACATCTCCACCGAGTACTCCGCGCTCATGTCGAAGGTGATGGCGGGCGGCGGGGGGCGGGTGAAATTCCCGATCAACGAGCCGGCCGAGGGGAAGCGGAAGTCGCAGATCGAGGAATACCTCGACTATTACCGCGGCCCCGGCGTGCAGCACATCGCGCTCGCGACGGAGGACATCATCTCGACCGTCTCGCGGCTCCACGACTCGGGGATCGCCTTTCTCAAGGCGCCGCGCGCCTACTACGACGCGCTTCCCGACCGCGTCGGCTCGATCGACGAGAACCTGGACGCGCTGGCGGCGCTCGGCATCCTGGTGGACCGCGACGAAGAGGGGTACCTGCTCCAGATCTTCTCCAAGCCGGTGCAGGACCGCCCGACCGTCTTCTACGAGGTGATCCAGCGCAAGGGAAGCCGCGGCTTCGGCAAGGGGAACTTCAAGGCCCTGTTCGAAGCGATCGAGCGCGAGCAGGCGCTCCGCGGGAATCTGTAAGGCCGGGCTTCCGGACCGGATGCGGCTCGTCTCCTTCGCCCGCCCCGGCGCGCCCGGCCGCGCGCTGGGCGTCCACGACGAAGAGGGCATCCTCCACCTCGCGCACGCCGCCGCGATCCTCGAAACGCCCGAGAGAGATCGAGCCCTCCTCGCCACGATGGAATCCCTGCTCGCCGAGTGGGAGCGCGGCGAGCCGCTCGCGCGCGAGGTCGCGGCGCGCGCCCGGGCCGCGGGGGACCGCGCGGCCGCGTTCCTGAGCGCCGTCCGGTTCCGCCCCGAGGACGTC of Candidatus Binatia bacterium contains these proteins:
- the hppD gene encoding 4-hydroxyphenylpyruvate dioxygenase translates to MARDNGNAPDDYLKIRAIDHVEFWVGNARQASYFYTHAFGFTTTAYAGLESGVRDRASYVMEQGKVRFVLSAPLGPDGELAEHVQRHGDGVRDIALEVEDVDRDYAETTKRGARGILPPTTISDENGSIRKATIATYGDTVHSFIDRSKYKGAFLPGYKSTGNRPAQGPLLYVDHMVGNVALGDMNRYVDYYRDVMGFSQWQHFDDQDISTEYSALMSKVMAGGGGRVKFPINEPAEGKRKSQIEEYLDYYRGPGVQHIALATEDIISTVSRLHDSGIAFLKAPRAYYDALPDRVGSIDENLDALAALGILVDRDEEGYLLQIFSKPVQDRPTVFYEVIQRKGSRGFGKGNFKALFEAIEREQALRGNL